In a genomic window of Chitinophagales bacterium:
- a CDS encoding class I SAM-dependent methyltransferase, giving the protein MGKNILNNSEILSLHPKLFREYALLDSGSGMKLERFGNITSIRPEPQAVWEPSQSMREWEKQADVQFVPTSSNAGKWKKYKPVADNWQLQYNGSISFSLKLALTGFKHVGVFPEQAVNWEYIAQAVQAIKAKNTPPKFLNLFAYTGGASLAAKAAGADVTHVDSIKQVVTWANENMQLSNLNNIRWVVEDALKFAKREEKRGNKYHGIILDPPAFGHGPSGEKWKLEDNILEMMNTVQQLLHEEHHFLILNAYSLGFSSLILENLIQPNFKKHQFEIGELFIPDSFGKKLPLGAFARFCKV; this is encoded by the coding sequence GTGGGAAAAAATATTTTAAACAACAGCGAAATTCTTTCGCTTCATCCTAAGTTATTTCGCGAATACGCATTGTTAGACAGCGGCTCCGGAATGAAGTTAGAGCGATTTGGAAACATTACCAGCATTCGCCCCGAACCGCAAGCCGTTTGGGAGCCTTCGCAATCTATGCGCGAATGGGAAAAACAAGCCGATGTACAATTTGTGCCCACTTCTAGCAATGCCGGCAAATGGAAAAAATACAAACCCGTAGCCGATAACTGGCAACTGCAATACAACGGTAGCATTTCGTTCTCACTCAAACTTGCCCTTACCGGATTTAAACACGTTGGTGTATTTCCGGAGCAAGCAGTAAATTGGGAATATATTGCACAAGCAGTACAAGCCATAAAGGCCAAAAACACACCACCAAAATTCCTGAATTTATTTGCCTATACCGGAGGCGCTTCACTGGCTGCAAAAGCCGCTGGCGCAGATGTAACACACGTAGATTCTATAAAACAGGTGGTTACATGGGCAAACGAAAACATGCAACTCAGCAACCTAAACAATATTCGCTGGGTGGTAGAAGATGCACTCAAATTTGCCAAACGCGAAGAAAAAAGAGGCAATAAATATCACGGTATAATTTTAGACCCTCCGGCATTTGGACACGGCCCATCGGGCGAAAAATGGAAACTCGAAGACAATATTCTTGAGATGATGAACACCGTGCAGCAACTGCTACACGAAGAACATCACTTCTTAATTTTAAACGCCTATTCGCTTGGCTTCTCTTCTCTTATTCTCGAAAATTTAATTCAACCAAATTTCAAGAAACACCAATTTGAAATAGGAGAACTGTTTATTCCCGACAGCTTTGGTAAAAAACTGCCATTGGGCGCATTTGCACGCTTCTGTAAAGTATAA
- a CDS encoding flavin reductase family protein, with product MLKIVPGQVPQPKLHEYLLSCVAPRPISFVSTIDAAGNVNLAPFSFFNIFGSNPPVLVFSPAISGRTGKSKNTLDNLKEVGECVVNIVSYDMIHQCNLAAAEYEKGIDEFEKAGFHKVPSEFVKPPRVAESKAHIECKVLQIIETGTGGGAGNLVLCEILALHIHESVMDESGSVSPYKFDQIARMGKNYWARTIPESIIEMPRTPDATKVIGVNALPHFIRTSKYLSGNDIALLANNETLPTHAQAAPYQHLQNQTKETIANQCKEQLKNGNLTEALCIAMLLAE from the coding sequence ATGTTAAAGATAGTTCCGGGTCAAGTTCCGCAACCCAAATTACATGAATACTTATTAAGCTGTGTTGCACCTCGCCCTATTTCGTTTGTTTCTACCATAGATGCAGCCGGCAACGTAAATCTGGCACCTTTTTCATTCTTCAATATTTTTGGTTCCAACCCCCCGGTTTTGGTTTTTTCACCCGCCATTAGCGGCCGAACCGGAAAAAGCAAAAACACCTTAGATAATCTAAAAGAAGTAGGCGAATGTGTAGTAAACATCGTAAGCTACGACATGATTCACCAATGCAATTTAGCAGCAGCAGAATACGAAAAAGGAATAGATGAGTTTGAAAAAGCAGGGTTTCACAAAGTACCCAGCGAATTTGTAAAACCACCGCGCGTAGCAGAAAGTAAAGCACACATAGAGTGCAAAGTATTGCAAATTATAGAAACCGGAACTGGAGGCGGAGCCGGCAACTTAGTGCTGTGCGAAATTTTAGCCTTGCACATACACGAAAGCGTAATGGACGAAAGCGGCTCTGTTTCGCCCTATAAATTCGACCAAATTGCACGCATGGGCAAAAACTATTGGGCACGCACCATTCCAGAATCTATTATAGAAATGCCCCGCACACCCGATGCCACCAAAGTAATTGGCGTTAACGCACTTCCACACTTTATACGCACCTCAAAATACCTGAGCGGAAACGATATTGCCCTACTTGCCAACAACGAAACACTGCCCACCCACGCACAAGCAGCACCATACCAACACCTGCAAAACCAAACTAAAGAAACCATTGCCAACCAATGCAAAGAGCAGCTAAAAAACGGCAACCTCACAGAGGCACTCTGCATCGCCATGTTGCTTGCAGAATAA
- a CDS encoding septum formation initiator family protein, protein MSSLLFFKKLDWIPAWVKNPYLFCFTFFVVWMFFFDEHNFSVQWKRKNDLNDLNEKISFYEKNIAKTKTELNELRTNNETKEKFAREHYYMKRDNEDVFVFIDNKPAPAQPKHWWEKIF, encoded by the coding sequence GTGAGCAGTTTACTATTCTTTAAAAAACTCGATTGGATTCCGGCATGGGTAAAAAACCCATACCTTTTCTGCTTTACATTCTTTGTAGTTTGGATGTTTTTTTTTGACGAGCACAATTTTTCTGTTCAATGGAAAAGAAAAAACGACTTAAACGATTTAAACGAGAAAATCTCTTTTTACGAAAAGAACATAGCTAAAACCAAAACAGAGCTCAACGAACTACGAACCAACAACGAAACCAAAGAAAAATTTGCACGCGAACATTATTATATGAAACGCGACAACGAAGATGTATTTGTGTTTATTGATAACAAACCTGCGCCTGCGCAACCAAAACACTGGTGGGAAAAAATATTTTAA
- a CDS encoding DUF4476 domain-containing protein has protein sequence MKSVFTLMIATLFATISQAQQWSSTFNLRLQNNAKFIAWLDGRQVSQPTNRIVVENLRPGKHHLKIAVVSHQYGVKYTNLVFNSFMKIAPNRTVYATINHLGDLIIEKSFAMNQTQHPNCTDDSYHSWHHPHDNTYNYHPSNYPSYNTEPAPPVSCNLPGNYQPVADAVTFQQLKDAITNASFESTKLSVLKQASTYYFFTTNQVRELVSLFSFESTKLDVAKMLYDKTTDKQNYFNISQAFSYSSSTDALAQYVAQR, from the coding sequence ATGAAAAGCGTTTTTACACTAATGATTGCCACTTTATTTGCAACCATTTCGCAAGCTCAGCAATGGAGTTCTACATTTAACCTGCGCCTCCAAAACAATGCAAAATTTATTGCTTGGTTAGATGGGCGACAAGTAAGCCAACCAACCAATAGAATTGTGGTAGAAAATTTACGCCCCGGCAAACATCATTTAAAAATTGCGGTGGTGAGCCATCAATACGGAGTAAAATACACTAATCTAGTATTCAATAGCTTTATGAAAATTGCACCCAACCGTACAGTTTATGCTACCATCAACCACTTGGGCGATTTGATAATTGAAAAAAGTTTTGCCATGAACCAAACTCAACACCCTAACTGTACTGATGATAGTTATCACTCATGGCATCACCCACACGACAACACTTACAACTACCATCCAAGCAATTACCCAAGTTACAACACAGAACCCGCACCGCCAGTAAGTTGCAACTTGCCAGGCAACTACCAACCCGTAGCAGATGCCGTAACTTTTCAGCAATTGAAAGATGCAATTACCAACGCCTCTTTTGAAAGCACAAAACTGAGCGTTTTAAAACAAGCCTCCACTTACTACTTTTTTACTACTAATCAAGTTCGGGAACTTGTATCTCTGTTTAGCTTTGAAAGTACCAAACTAGATGTTGCCAAAATGCTCTACGATAAAACTACCGATAAGCAAAACTATTTTAATATCAGTCAGGCATTTAGTTATAGCAGCAGCACCGATGCACTTGCACAGTATGTAGCGCAACGATAA
- a CDS encoding 30S ribosomal protein S6: protein MNQYETTFILTPVLSDDDAKKAIKSYVDLLKSVGAEIVAEDHWGLRNLRYPIKKKTTGIYHWVEFKAPANAINTLEIAFRRDENVLRYLTVRLDKYAVKYNQDKRAGLIGKKNEKALENEKQEA from the coding sequence CTGAATCAGTACGAAACAACATTCATTCTCACGCCTGTATTGTCTGATGACGATGCCAAAAAAGCAATCAAATCTTATGTTGATTTGCTGAAGTCCGTTGGCGCTGAGATAGTGGCTGAAGACCACTGGGGCTTACGCAATTTGCGTTACCCAATTAAGAAAAAAACCACCGGAATTTATCACTGGGTGGAATTTAAAGCACCGGCAAATGCCATCAACACCTTAGAAATCGCCTTTAGACGCGATGAAAACGTGTTGCGCTATTTAACCGTTCGCTTAGATAAGTATGCCGTTAAATACAACCAAGACAAACGTGCCGGACTTATCGGAAAAAAGAATGAGAAAGCATTAGAAAACGAAAAACAGGAGGCATAA